TACTCGAGCGCGTTACCCAGGCGCTCCTCGAGCGCGAAACCCTGAACGCCGAGGAGTTTGTGCGGGTGGTGGAGGGCAAGACTCTGGAGAGCCTCGAGCCCCCCAGCGAACCGCCCAAGGACAAGGAAGAAAAAGAGCCCCCGCGTATCGTGCCCAAGATTAAGCCCAACCTGGGCGGGGCTTAGGGCACTTGCATGGTTTGCCAAAGCCCTGGGTACTTCAGAAAACCAATCGGCCCCAATAAAAGCCTTTTGCGGAAAGTCTGAAAGAATGCGGCTGTACTGGGAACAACCCTATGCCAGCGAGTTCGAGGCCCGGGTAGTACGGGCCTGGAGCGAGGGCACAAAGCACTATGCAGTGCTGGATCAGACCCTCTTCTACCCCACCGCTGGGGGCCAGGCCTGCGATACCGGCACCCTAAACGGGGTGGCAGTGGTGGAGGTGCTCGAGGATGCCAAGGCCACCGGCAGCGTGATTCACCGGCTGGAAGGCCCCCTCTCCGAAGGACAAAACGTAGTGGGAAAGCTCAACTGGACGCGCCGCTACCGACACATGCAGCGCCACACCGCCGAGCACATGCTGGGGCAGGCATTTTTGCGGGCCGCAGGCTGGAATGTGGTGGCGGTCAACATGGGCAGCCCCGTCTGCACCATGGACTTCGACGGCGAACCCGCCGAGGAAACCGTTCGCCAGGCTGAGGCCCTGGCCAACTGGGCGGTGTATGCCAACACCCCGGTACGCACCTACTTTATTGACCACACCGAGGCCGAGGCCCACGGCCTGCGTCGTTCGCCCAAGGTAACGGGCACCATCCGGGTGGTGGAAATTGAACACTGGGACAAGGTGGCCTGCGGGGGCCTGCACGTGGCCCACACCGGCGAGGCGGGCCCCATCAAAATCACCAAATTCGAGCGCTACAAGGGCGGTACGCGCATCTACTTTGTGGCAGGCTGGGAGGCTCTGGAGCTTTTCGACCAGGAGCACCGCCTGCTCACGCGGCTGGGTGAGCGGTTTAGCTCGGGTCTGCTGGAACTGGAAAAGCCCATCGAGAATATGCGCGGCGAGTGGTACCGGGTACGGGCCGAAAATGCCGCCCTCAAAGACGAGCTGGCCGAGCGCCTCATGCGCGAACTGCTCACCGAGTTCCCCGGTCTGACCATCGGGGCCCTGGTTCCAAACGCCGTGCTGGACATGGTGGGCAAGCGGCTGGCGGAGTGGCCTGGGGTGCTGGCCCTGCTCCTCGCCCAGGCCGAGGACAAAGCCCGTTATGTGCTGCTCAAGCATCCGAGCCGCCACGAAGACTTGCAGGCCCTCTGGGACGCCGTGCTGAAGCCGCTGGGGGCCAGAGGTGGGGGGGCTTTGGTCAAGCTGGGGGTGCTGCCCCTGGCGGCCCTACACCCCGCCCTGGAAGGCTTCCAAAAATACCTGTCCAGCCATTCGTGAACTACGATTCCAGGCTCATCTTGGGCATCATCCGGCGGAGCGACTCCGGCAGCCACCAGTTCCACCGGCCCGCGAGTACCAGCACCGCGGGCACCAGCACCAACCGCACCAGGGTCGCATCCAGCAAGACCGCCACCGCCAGACCCAGTCCGATGGTCTTGTTGGCCACCACCTGCCCAAAGACGAAGGCCGAGAAGACAATAATCATGATCAGGGCCGCACTGGTGATTACCCCGGCGGTGCGCTCGAGGGCATACCGCACCGCCTGGGGGGTATCCAGCCCGGCCAGATGGGCCTCCTGAACGCGGGAGAGCAAAAAGATTTCATAGTCCATCGAGAGGCCAAAAATTACGGCAAAGAGCAGGATGGGGAGCGAGCTATCTATGCCGCCCACATCGGTAGGTGCCCCCACCAGTCCGGCGCCCAGGCCCTCCTGGAAAATGAGGGTAATAACCCCATAAGCCGCCCCCACCGTAAGGGTGTTCATCAAAATGGACTTGAGGGGAATCAAGAGGCTGCGGAAGGCCACCGCCAGCAAAAGAAAAGTGGCCACAAAGACCGTCCCGATGGCTGCTGGCGTGGCCCCCACCAGGGCCTGGGTAAACTCCATGGAGCCCACCGGCGCACCGCCCAGCAGCACCCGCTCGAAGCCCGCGTTCCGGGCTTCCTGCTTGAGCCTGGCATACCACTCGGGAATACGGGGGGCCTGTACGGCATCGCGGGGAATCACCGTCAGGCGCAGGTAGCGGCGGTTCTGGCTCACGTACTGGCTGGAGAGGCCCACCAGCTCGGCAAACCCACCCTGGCTCGAGAGCCGCCCGGCCAGGAAGGGCGAGACCACCAGCCGCACCTCGGGCCAGGCCGAAAGGCGCTGCTCGAGGTCGCGCCAGCGGGCCCGGTTCTCGGGGGTGAAGCCTTCTTCACCCAGATCCAGGAGGATTTCAAAGGCATCCAGGGTGCCCCCCAGCCCCATCTGCCGGATCAGCTCGAGGCCCTTGCGCGACTCCACATTCGGGCCCAACCCAAAAGCCCCGGTATAGCCCAGCTTCATCTGGGTGGCCGGCCAGGCTAGGGCTAAGAGCAGCCCCACCACGGCAAACGCCCACATCCAGGGACGCCGCATCACCACCCCGGCCCAGCGGCCCCAGAAGGGGCTCACCTGCCCACTGCTGGTGGGTTTGAAGGCCAGGCGACGCGGGGAGTTCACCCGCTCGCCCAGCATCGTGAGGATGGCCGGGAGCAAGGTAATCGAGGCCAGCACCGTCAGGGTAATGGACATCACCCCGCCCACCCCCATCGAGCGGATGAAGGTCAGGTCGGGCACCAGCATGGCCCCCATCGCGATGGCCACCACCAGTCCGCTCGAGGCCACCGTCCGCCCGGCGGTCTGGGTAGTGATGGCCGCCGCCGCCTGCGCCGAGCGCCCCGAGGCCAGCTCTTCGCGGAAGCGGTTGACCATCAGCAAGGCGTAGTCAATGCCCGCCCCCAGCGAAAGCATGGTGATCACCGAAAGGGCAAAGCTGCTCACTTCGCCCAAATACGTGAGGAAAAACAAGCAGGCCAGGCCGGTGGTGATGGCCACCACCCCCACCATCAGGGGCAGCCCGGTGGCTACCAGCGCCCCAAAGGCCAGCAAGAGCACCAGCCCGGTCAGGGGCAGGGCCATCAGTTCGCTGCGCTTGACATCGGCTTCCAGCAGGTGCAAGAAGTCCTTGGTGACGGCAGTGGCCCCGGTCACGTAAAAGCGAATCTCGGGGGTCTGGGCTGCCCTGGCCTCGCGCCGCAGGGCCTCGATTACGGCCTCGCCGTTCTCGAGGCGGGTGTCCAGCAAGGTAGCGGTAATCTTGCCGTCGGGGCTTTGTTGTTGCAAGGGGCTCTCCGCATCATAGCGGCTCAGGCGCACCACCCCCTCGAGGCCCTGGATTCGGGCGATTAGCTGGTTGTAAACCGCTCGAAACCGGGGGTCGCTTTCGGGCAGGCTGGACTCGCTCACCAGCACCGTACGGTCTACCGATATTTGGGCAAAATGTTCGGTATAGATTTGCGTGACCTTTTGGGCCTCGCTGTTTTTCACATCACTCGCGTTTGCCGCCAGACGCCCGGGAGCCATGCGAGCCGCCGGAATGGCCAGCAGGACCACCAGGATCCAAACGACAATAACCTGTAGCGGATACCGGGTCACGAAGCGGGCAAGGCGGGCAAACATAGAGCACAACCCCAAACCTGCTCAATATGCTCCTTCCTTCACAAGAAGACAAGAGCAGATGCCGCAATTGGGCCGTCCAACAGCCGGAATACCTAACGATTGGCGTCAAAGCCACTCCCGTTGTTGTGTCTTCCAATCAACGGTCTCAAAGCGGATTCTTGAGATACCCGAAAGAGGCTTGTGCTATGCTCCTGGGCCGATAAGCAAGCGTACAATCGTCGGGATGGACGTTCTGATTGCCGCACTCTTACTCGGCCTGGTGGTTTATTTCCTCTTTCGGGTGCTGCGGGGGGTATTGCCCGCTCGTCTGTGGGCCCGCTTCCGCCCCCTGGGTATGCGCCCAGTGCCCCGCAAGGCCACCGAGAAATGCACGGTCTGCAAGGAGGTACTCAACCCGGCTGAAGTGGCCGCCCTGCGCCAGGGCAGGCGCAAATGCCCTGAAATGGCCCGCTGCCCTTATCAGCGCAGCCGGTGGCTGAACTAGCTGCGACGAACTTTGCAGAAGCACGATCGGTATTTTTTGAAAAAATAGTATGGTCAATAAAACAGGTCTTGCCCACCTGATTTCCGTTACTCCCTTCACAGACGTGACCGCCCCGATGGGCGGCCACTTTGTTGTCCAGGACAAAGGACTCATAGTCCCGGATGCTCGGTTTTTGTGAGAAGACCTCTATTCTTGCCCTACGAAACCGGGGTGACGGCTGCGGTATCCTCCTCGCCGGTGCGGATACGGTACACCTTCTCCACCGGCAGCACGAAAATTTTGCCGTCCCCTACCTCGCCGGTGCGGGCACCCGCCAGAATGGCCCGCACAGTGGGCTCGACAAAGTGGTCGGAGACGCCGATTTCCAGGCGCACCTTTTCCGAGAGCTCCATCTTAACGGTGGTGCCCCGGTAGGTCTCGACCCGCTCGGTCTCGCCGCCGTGACCCTGTACCCGGCTGATCGAAAGGCCCCGCACCTCGGCCTTGAAAAGAGCTTCCAACACATCGTTGAGCTTCTCAGTCCGAACGATGGCCACAATCAGTTTCATCGCAATTCTCCTTAATCGGTGCCACCTACAGGCTTGGTTCTGGCCACTGGCATGGGGGCTTCGCTCCTAACCAGGATGGCACCCTCGCCACTGGTGTAGGCTTCTTCGCCGTGCTGGGTGATGTCCATACCCACCCCTTCATCCTTGATCGATGCTTTGAGCGGCGTGATAGCCCCCACCAGCTTCAGCAGCACGAAGGTGATGGCGCCGCTATAGACCACCGCAATCAGCACCGCAAAGGCTTGAATCAGCACCTGGGCCGGGTTGCCCGCAATAAGTCCGTCGAACAAACCGTTAACCGACTTCTGGGCAAACACCCCGGTCAGAATAGCGCCGGTAATACCGCCCACCCCGTGCGCAGCAAACACATCGAGCGAGTCGTCCATACCGCTCCTGGCCCGCCACAGCAGCACGTAATAGCTCGGGAAGGCCCCGACTGCGCCCATCACCAGGGCAAAGAAGGGCGAGACAAACGCGGCGGCTGGGGTAATCACCACCAGACCCACCACAATGGCCGTGGCCAGCCCCACCGCGGTTACCCGGCCCGTCCG
The Meiothermus sp. CFH 77666 DNA segment above includes these coding regions:
- a CDS encoding alanyl-tRNA editing protein; the protein is MRLYWEQPYASEFEARVVRAWSEGTKHYAVLDQTLFYPTAGGQACDTGTLNGVAVVEVLEDAKATGSVIHRLEGPLSEGQNVVGKLNWTRRYRHMQRHTAEHMLGQAFLRAAGWNVVAVNMGSPVCTMDFDGEPAEETVRQAEALANWAVYANTPVRTYFIDHTEAEAHGLRRSPKVTGTIRVVEIEHWDKVACGGLHVAHTGEAGPIKITKFERYKGGTRIYFVAGWEALELFDQEHRLLTRLGERFSSGLLELEKPIENMRGEWYRVRAENAALKDELAERLMRELLTEFPGLTIGALVPNAVLDMVGKRLAEWPGVLALLLAQAEDKARYVLLKHPSRHEDLQALWDAVLKPLGARGGGALVKLGVLPLAALHPALEGFQKYLSSHS
- a CDS encoding P-II family nitrogen regulator, producing MKLIVAIVRTEKLNDVLEALFKAEVRGLSISRVQGHGGETERVETYRGTTVKMELSEKVRLEIGVSDHFVEPTVRAILAGARTGEVGDGKIFVLPVEKVYRIRTGEEDTAAVTPVS
- a CDS encoding MMPL family transporter — translated: MFARLARFVTRYPLQVIVVWILVVLLAIPAARMAPGRLAANASDVKNSEAQKVTQIYTEHFAQISVDRTVLVSESSLPESDPRFRAVYNQLIARIQGLEGVVRLSRYDAESPLQQQSPDGKITATLLDTRLENGEAVIEALRREARAAQTPEIRFYVTGATAVTKDFLHLLEADVKRSELMALPLTGLVLLLAFGALVATGLPLMVGVVAITTGLACLFFLTYLGEVSSFALSVITMLSLGAGIDYALLMVNRFREELASGRSAQAAAAITTQTAGRTVASSGLVVAIAMGAMLVPDLTFIRSMGVGGVMSITLTVLASITLLPAILTMLGERVNSPRRLAFKPTSSGQVSPFWGRWAGVVMRRPWMWAFAVVGLLLALAWPATQMKLGYTGAFGLGPNVESRKGLELIRQMGLGGTLDAFEILLDLGEEGFTPENRARWRDLEQRLSAWPEVRLVVSPFLAGRLSSQGGFAELVGLSSQYVSQNRRYLRLTVIPRDAVQAPRIPEWYARLKQEARNAGFERVLLGGAPVGSMEFTQALVGATPAAIGTVFVATFLLLAVAFRSLLIPLKSILMNTLTVGAAYGVITLIFQEGLGAGLVGAPTDVGGIDSSLPILLFAVIFGLSMDYEIFLLSRVQEAHLAGLDTPQAVRYALERTAGVITSAALIMIIVFSAFVFGQVVANKTIGLGLAVAVLLDATLVRLVLVPAVLVLAGRWNWWLPESLRRMMPKMSLES